In one Pseudomonas sp. SG20056 genomic region, the following are encoded:
- a CDS encoding uroporphyrinogen-III C-methyltransferase, whose product MSEATTPKEQAPQDHNVNQQPSEPVQAAAKPVTPAAVTGKPASRGNGLALLALLVAAAGAGAGGWGLWQLQALDAREQQQQGQLQAARSEAQSLAQTGKQLEARLDQLPSVEELETRRRLLAQLQGDQQLLNQRLETVLGASRQDWRLAEAEHLLRLASLRLSALQDINSATALVQAADEILHEQDDPAAFAAREQLAKSLQALRSTANPDRTGLFLQLGALREQVAQLNALAPSFSGEGGVLSELADAGVVEQQWWQRGLQTLSEYFRIDFNADRNIRPVLAGQSLTQVRLALSLALEQAQWGALHGQSEVYRQALQQAREVLDAHFDVDNPNSRALRARIDELAERPIAVTPPDLSPTLNAVQAYMQAKQAARSQQKVEAEPAAATSDDVEAQLQEALQ is encoded by the coding sequence GTGAGCGAAGCAACTACTCCGAAAGAGCAAGCCCCGCAGGATCACAATGTGAACCAACAGCCGTCCGAGCCTGTGCAGGCTGCGGCGAAACCCGTTACACCCGCAGCGGTTACGGGTAAACCCGCTTCGCGTGGCAACGGCCTGGCACTGTTGGCTTTACTGGTTGCGGCAGCCGGCGCCGGTGCAGGCGGTTGGGGGCTTTGGCAGTTGCAGGCGCTGGACGCTCGCGAGCAACAACAGCAAGGCCAGCTGCAGGCCGCGCGCAGTGAAGCGCAAAGCCTGGCGCAGACGGGTAAGCAACTAGAGGCTCGCCTCGATCAGCTGCCCAGTGTCGAGGAGCTGGAAACCCGTCGCCGCCTGCTGGCGCAGCTGCAGGGCGATCAGCAGCTGCTCAACCAGCGCCTGGAAACCGTGCTGGGTGCCAGCCGGCAGGATTGGCGCCTGGCCGAGGCCGAGCATCTGCTGCGTCTGGCCAGCCTGCGCCTGTCCGCGTTGCAGGACATCAACAGCGCCACTGCGCTGGTACAGGCCGCCGATGAAATCCTCCATGAGCAGGATGATCCCGCCGCATTTGCCGCCCGCGAGCAACTGGCCAAGAGTCTGCAAGCCCTGCGCTCAACCGCCAACCCGGACCGTACCGGGCTGTTTCTGCAACTGGGCGCATTACGCGAGCAGGTTGCGCAACTCAATGCCCTTGCTCCGAGCTTCAGCGGTGAGGGTGGCGTACTCAGCGAGCTGGCCGATGCAGGGGTGGTCGAGCAACAGTGGTGGCAGCGTGGCCTGCAGACCTTGTCGGAATACTTCCGCATCGATTTCAACGCCGATCGCAATATCCGCCCGGTGCTCGCCGGCCAGAGCCTGACTCAGGTGCGCCTGGCCCTCAGCTTGGCGCTGGAGCAGGCGCAGTGGGGCGCGTTGCATGGTCAGAGCGAGGTCTATCGCCAGGCCTTGCAGCAGGCACGTGAAGTGCTGGATGCACACTTCGATGTGGATAACCCCAATAGCCGCGCCCTGCGGGCGCGCATTGATGAGCTGGCCGAGCGGCCGATTGCGGTGACGCCGCCGGACCTCAGCCCGACGCTGAATGCCGTGCAGGCCTATATGCAAGCCAAACAGGCCGCGCGCAGTCAGCAAAAGGTCGAGGCTGAACCTGCCGCTGCGACCAGCGATGATGTCGAGGCGCAACTGCAGGAGGCGCTGCAATGA
- a CDS encoding heme biosynthesis HemY N-terminal domain-containing protein, whose protein sequence is MKRLYWLLLILALVVGVASLVLFGLPLAEHKGYVLIAFQGFRYESSLWAFVALVLVLWLLIYLLRLSVRLLVTSGGLLNPWSRLHSRRRVRLASEQGFLDLAEGRWARALRHLKQAASSSPQPLSYYLGAARAAHQLGHYNDSDDLLEQALNRQPQAELAIALQHAELQLARGQTDAALDTLQAMRSRHPHHHLVLRQLQQLYLQSGDWSALLGLLPDLRKEKALGNAELSELERQAWRGRLLQAAQPVDGDAQVALLALQQVWQAMSAAQHQVPELLAVYAEQLRQLGAEGEAEELLRHFLKQHYDTSLVRLYGLLHGRDLGKQLQAAEGWLKQHPQDAGLLLTLGRLCLHSQLWGKAKDYLESSLAFQRHPETCAELARLLAQLGELERSNSLYQEGLRLLDARLCAPVLPAAT, encoded by the coding sequence ATGAAGCGCCTCTATTGGTTGCTGTTGATCCTTGCGCTGGTTGTTGGCGTTGCCAGCCTGGTGCTGTTCGGTCTGCCGCTGGCCGAGCACAAGGGCTATGTGCTGATTGCCTTCCAGGGCTTTCGTTATGAATCCAGCCTGTGGGCCTTTGTCGCCCTGGTGCTGGTGCTCTGGTTGCTGATTTACCTACTGCGCCTGAGCGTACGGCTGCTGGTAACGTCCGGCGGCCTGCTCAATCCCTGGTCACGCCTGCACAGCCGTCGTCGCGTGCGATTGGCGTCCGAGCAAGGCTTTCTTGATCTTGCAGAGGGCCGCTGGGCGCGCGCCTTACGCCATCTTAAGCAGGCCGCCAGCAGCTCGCCGCAGCCCTTGAGTTATTACCTGGGCGCCGCACGCGCTGCGCATCAGTTGGGGCATTACAACGACAGCGATGATCTGCTGGAGCAGGCGCTCAATCGTCAGCCGCAGGCGGAACTGGCTATTGCCCTGCAACATGCCGAGCTGCAACTGGCCCGCGGGCAGACCGATGCGGCGCTGGATACCCTGCAAGCCATGCGCTCGCGTCATCCACACCATCATCTGGTGTTGCGTCAGCTGCAGCAGCTCTATCTGCAGTCGGGCGATTGGTCGGCGCTGCTTGGGTTGTTACCTGATTTACGCAAGGAGAAAGCCCTGGGCAATGCCGAGCTGAGCGAGCTTGAGCGTCAGGCCTGGCGTGGGCGCTTGCTGCAGGCCGCTCAACCGGTTGACGGCGACGCTCAGGTGGCGCTGCTGGCGTTGCAGCAAGTCTGGCAGGCCATGTCGGCGGCGCAGCATCAGGTGCCCGAGCTATTGGCGGTGTATGCCGAGCAACTGCGTCAACTGGGTGCCGAAGGAGAGGCGGAAGAGCTGCTGCGGCATTTCTTGAAACAGCATTACGACACCTCCCTGGTGCGCCTTTACGGCTTGCTGCATGGGCGTGATCTGGGCAAGCAGTTGCAGGCGGCCGAGGGCTGGTTGAAGCAACATCCACAGGATGCCGGTCTGTTGCTGACGCTGGGGCGGCTGTGTCTGCACAGTCAGTTGTGGGGTAAGGCCAAGGATTACCTGGAAAGCAGCCTGGCTTTTCAGCGTCATCCAGAAACCTGCGCCGAGTTGGCGCGCCTGCTGGCGCAACTGGGCGAGCTGGAGCGCAGCAACAGCTTGTATCAGGAAGGTCTGCGCCTGCTTGATGCACGTTTGTGTGCGCCGGTTTTACCTGCTGCGACTTGA
- a CDS encoding DUF3833 domain-containing protein produces the protein MRTLLICCLVVLLAGCTGPQVNDYVSEQPRLELSDYFNGELQAWGMFQNRSGEVVKRFHVAMTGTWDGDVGVLDERFTYSDGSTERRVWTLTKQADGSWRGTADDVVGEAVGEVAGNALHWRYQLRLKVDDSTYVVDFDDWMFLMDGQVMLNRARMSKWGIDLGQVTLSFYKPAAADKAE, from the coding sequence ATGCGGACGCTGTTGATCTGTTGTCTGGTGGTGCTGCTGGCGGGTTGTACCGGCCCGCAGGTGAATGATTACGTCAGCGAGCAGCCTCGCCTGGAACTGAGCGATTACTTCAACGGCGAGTTGCAGGCCTGGGGCATGTTCCAGAATCGCTCCGGCGAGGTGGTCAAGCGTTTCCATGTGGCCATGACCGGCACTTGGGACGGTGATGTCGGCGTGCTCGACGAGCGCTTTACCTACAGTGATGGCAGCACCGAACGGCGCGTCTGGACTCTGACCAAGCAGGCCGACGGCAGTTGGCGTGGTACTGCGGATGATGTGGTCGGGGAAGCTGTCGGTGAGGTTGCCGGCAACGCCTTGCACTGGCGTTACCAGCTACGGCTGAAGGTCGATGACTCAACCTATGTGGTTGATTTTGATGACTGGATGTTCCTGATGGATGGTCAGGTGATGCTCAACCGCGCTCGGATGTCTAAGTGGGGGATCGATCTTGGCCAGGTCACCCTGAGCTTTTACAAGCCTGCGGCGGCTGATAAGGCGGAGTAG
- the rsd gene encoding sigma D regulator: MLESCQNAQERWGGVHLLIDRWLQERKELVSAYAAINSSPQAPSANAEALQRFCEILVDYVSAGHFEVYEQLTSEAKAFGDQRGLDLAKQIYPRIEVITEVALAFNDRCDNGDCHDSVSLLDELKRLGQLLHERFELEDCLIEVLHNAHQEQATPAL; the protein is encoded by the coding sequence ATGCTCGAGAGTTGTCAGAACGCCCAGGAACGTTGGGGTGGGGTTCACCTGCTGATCGACCGCTGGCTGCAAGAGCGCAAGGAGCTGGTGAGTGCCTACGCGGCCATCAATAGCTCGCCGCAAGCGCCGAGCGCCAATGCAGAAGCCCTGCAACGCTTCTGCGAAATTCTCGTTGATTACGTATCCGCTGGCCACTTTGAGGTCTACGAACAGCTGACCAGCGAAGCCAAGGCTTTTGGTGATCAACGTGGCCTCGATCTAGCCAAGCAGATCTACCCACGTATCGAGGTGATTACCGAAGTGGCGCTGGCTTTCAACGACCGTTGCGACAACGGCGATTGCCACGACTCGGTATCCCTGCTTGATGAGCTGAAGCGTCTGGGGCAGTTGCTGCACGAGCGTTTCGAGCTGGAGGACTGTCTGATCGAAGTCCTGCACAACGCCCATCAGGAGCAGGCCACGCCTGCCCTCTGA
- a CDS encoding FKBP-type peptidyl-prolyl cis-trans isomerase: MPRFALLLLCLLAPLSQAHEHSHDLAYSLGVKLGERLRDEVPDLELQALLDGLRQAYRNEPLALDAKRIESLLAEHEAQLVSAPERIEKAKTAEQRFLATEKAKAGVRVLQDGVLMQELRAGSGGKPGPKDRIQVRYIGFLADGSQFDESQTAQWFRLDSVIAGWRSALQHMPVGAQWRLVIPSAQAYGEEGAGDLIPPYSPLVFELELLDTKE; this comes from the coding sequence ATGCCACGTTTCGCCCTGCTACTGCTCTGCCTGCTCGCGCCCCTGTCTCAAGCACATGAGCATTCCCACGACCTGGCCTATAGCCTGGGGGTAAAACTCGGTGAGCGACTGCGTGACGAAGTGCCGGATTTGGAGCTGCAAGCGCTGCTCGACGGCCTGCGCCAGGCCTACCGCAACGAACCGCTGGCACTGGATGCCAAGCGTATCGAAAGCCTGCTGGCCGAGCATGAAGCGCAGTTGGTCAGCGCCCCGGAACGTATTGAAAAAGCCAAGACAGCCGAGCAGCGTTTTCTCGCCACAGAGAAGGCCAAGGCAGGCGTACGCGTACTACAAGATGGCGTGCTGATGCAGGAGTTGCGCGCCGGCAGCGGCGGCAAACCCGGTCCGAAAGACCGCATTCAGGTGCGTTACATAGGTTTTCTGGCGGATGGCAGTCAGTTCGACGAAAGTCAGACCGCGCAGTGGTTTCGCCTGGACAGTGTGATCGCCGGGTGGCGCAGCGCGCTGCAGCATATGCCGGTGGGCGCACAGTGGCGCTTGGTGATTCCATCAGCTCAGGCGTATGGCGAAGAAGGGGCCGGGGATTTGATTCCGCCCTACTCGCCCCTGGTGTTCGAGCTGGAATTGCTCGACACCAAGGAGTAA
- a CDS encoding AlgP family protein, with translation MSATKNAKKKSVSTPLHLLQQLSSSLLEHLEDACTRALVDAEKLLAKLEKQRGKAQEKLHKARSKMQDAAVAGKAKAQAKGKDAVAELEQLLDTLKDRQSETRSYIASLKRDAQESLKLAQGVGKVKEAVGKALDSRSAKAAVVKPAAKPAATKAPAKPAASKPAAKAAAPAAKAPAKAPAKPAAKAPAKAVSKAPVAAKPAAKASAKPAAKKPAASAAKPAVSKPVAQPAKAAAKPAVKKAPVAKPASKPAAKPAAKPAAKPVVKKAVAKPAAAKPAVANAPVADAPAAPAGSNGSTPPSAV, from the coding sequence ATGTCGGCTACAAAGAATGCAAAGAAGAAATCAGTGAGCACTCCGCTGCACTTGTTGCAGCAACTTTCCAGCAGCCTGCTTGAGCATCTTGAAGATGCTTGCACGCGCGCTTTGGTTGATGCCGAGAAGTTGCTCGCCAAGCTGGAAAAGCAACGCGGCAAAGCCCAGGAAAAACTGCATAAAGCCCGCAGCAAAATGCAGGATGCCGCGGTCGCCGGCAAAGCCAAGGCTCAGGCCAAAGGTAAAGATGCCGTGGCGGAACTGGAGCAGCTGCTCGATACCCTGAAAGACCGTCAGAGCGAAACCCGCAGCTATATCGCCAGCCTCAAGCGCGATGCACAGGAAAGCCTGAAACTCGCCCAGGGCGTTGGTAAGGTTAAAGAAGCCGTAGGCAAAGCGCTCGATAGCCGTTCCGCTAAGGCCGCAGTGGTCAAACCGGCTGCCAAGCCAGCCGCAACTAAAGCTCCGGCCAAGCCCGCTGCCAGCAAGCCAGCGGCTAAAGCTGCTGCGCCAGCCGCCAAGGCCCCGGCTAAAGCGCCCGCCAAACCGGCTGCCAAAGCACCGGCCAAGGCTGTCAGCAAGGCTCCCGTCGCGGCTAAGCCAGCAGCCAAGGCATCTGCCAAACCTGCGGCGAAAAAACCAGCAGCCAGCGCGGCCAAGCCTGCAGTGAGCAAGCCGGTGGCACAGCCTGCCAAGGCAGCGGCTAAACCTGCGGTGAAAAAGGCTCCGGTGGCTAAACCCGCCAGTAAGCCTGCGGCCAAGCCAGCTGCAAAACCTGCAGCCAAGCCGGTTGTGAAGAAAGCTGTCGCTAAACCGGCTGCCGCCAAGCCCGCCGTGGCTAACGCTCCGGTTGCCGATGCACCTGCTGCACCTGCCGGTAGCAATGGCAGTACCCCGCCAAGCGCTGTTTAA
- a CDS encoding TIGR02444 family protein, with protein MPTDLWRFAEALYQRPGVEAACLLLQTQGADVCLLLCAAWLERRQIICTNERCDVLRNIAQPWQQQVVVPLRQLRQSWREQAQSDHALAQLREQIKQLELTAEREQLERLAACTQDWSSHAASAPLNWLESLAPQQYNRDALQTLRIAAAHLSA; from the coding sequence ATGCCTACTGACCTGTGGCGATTCGCCGAAGCACTGTATCAACGCCCTGGCGTCGAAGCCGCGTGCCTGCTGCTGCAAACGCAGGGAGCGGATGTGTGCCTGCTGCTTTGCGCTGCCTGGTTGGAACGCCGGCAGATTATCTGCACCAACGAGCGCTGCGATGTGTTGCGCAATATCGCGCAACCCTGGCAACAGCAGGTAGTAGTGCCACTGCGCCAATTGCGCCAGAGCTGGCGCGAGCAAGCGCAGAGCGATCATGCCCTGGCGCAATTACGTGAACAGATCAAACAGCTGGAGCTGACCGCAGAGCGCGAGCAGTTGGAGCGCTTGGCAGCCTGTACTCAGGACTGGTCAAGCCACGCGGCGAGCGCGCCGCTGAATTGGCTGGAAAGCCTGGCTCCCCAGCAGTACAACCGCGATGCGCTGCAAACGCTGCGCATCGCGGCGGCACACCTCAGCGCTTAA
- a CDS encoding ATP-binding cassette domain-containing protein has product MIRLQNLTLQRGPQRLLEDAEMTLHPGHKAGLIGANGAGKSSLFALFRGELSADAGDCLIPADWRVAHMRQEIDAVERQAVDYVLDGDLQLRKVQAELAVAEAAHDGAAVARLHTELDTLDGYSADARARKLLAGLGFDSAQMDRRVGDFSGGWRMRLNLAQALMCPSDLLLLDEPTNHLDLDAILWLESWLKGYPGTLLLISHDRDFLDAVVDHVAHLDQQKLTLYRGGYSAFERTRAERLAQQQQAYEKQQAQRAHMEKYIARFKAQATKARQAQSRIKALERMEELSAAHVDSPFDFSFREADKISSPLLSLSEGRLGYGDKVVLEKVKLSLAPGARLGLLGPNGAGKSTLIKNLSNELQPISGHLQRGENLVVGYFAQHQLDALDDKASPLLHFQRLAPTEREQTLRDFLGGFDFRGPRCDEPVLNFSGGEKARLALALIAWGKPNLLLLDEPTNHLDLEMRLALTMALQEFSGAVVVVSHDRHLLKSTTDEFLLVADGQVQPFDGDLEDYARWLVDYRTRQAPTSSGESNPDKSDKRVQRQAAAALRQQLAPHKREADKLEKELGQLHEKLAAVEARLGDSDIYEAARKDELRDALAEQAKLKSREADLEERWMLALETLEALQAELEAAS; this is encoded by the coding sequence ATGATCCGACTCCAGAACCTGACTTTACAGCGTGGCCCTCAGCGTCTGCTAGAAGACGCCGAGATGACCCTGCACCCCGGCCATAAAGCCGGTCTGATCGGCGCCAACGGCGCCGGCAAATCCAGCCTGTTTGCCCTGTTTCGTGGCGAGCTGAGTGCGGATGCGGGCGACTGCCTGATCCCCGCCGATTGGCGTGTGGCGCATATGCGCCAGGAGATCGATGCGGTCGAGCGCCAGGCAGTCGACTATGTGCTCGATGGCGACCTGCAACTGCGTAAAGTGCAAGCCGAATTGGCCGTGGCCGAAGCGGCGCATGACGGTGCCGCCGTGGCGCGTCTCCACACCGAGCTGGACACCCTCGACGGCTACAGTGCCGATGCCCGTGCGCGCAAGCTGCTCGCCGGTCTGGGCTTTGACAGTGCGCAAATGGATCGCCGCGTCGGTGACTTCTCTGGTGGCTGGCGCATGCGCCTGAACCTGGCCCAGGCGTTGATGTGTCCGTCCGACCTGCTGCTGCTCGATGAGCCGACCAACCACCTCGACCTCGATGCAATCCTCTGGCTGGAAAGCTGGCTGAAAGGTTACCCCGGTACTTTGCTGCTGATCTCCCATGACCGCGATTTCCTGGATGCCGTAGTGGACCACGTTGCTCACCTCGACCAGCAGAAGCTGACCCTATATCGCGGTGGCTATTCGGCTTTCGAGCGCACCCGCGCCGAGCGCCTGGCTCAGCAGCAGCAGGCGTACGAGAAGCAGCAGGCGCAGCGCGCGCACATGGAAAAGTACATCGCTCGCTTCAAGGCCCAGGCCACCAAGGCGCGCCAGGCGCAGAGCCGGATCAAGGCGCTGGAGCGCATGGAAGAGCTGTCGGCGGCGCACGTCGATTCGCCGTTTGACTTCAGCTTCCGTGAGGCCGACAAGATCTCCAGCCCGCTGCTCAGCCTGAGCGAAGGCCGCCTGGGTTACGGTGACAAGGTGGTGCTGGAGAAGGTCAAGTTGAGTTTGGCGCCCGGTGCGCGCCTGGGCCTGCTCGGACCGAACGGTGCAGGTAAGTCGACCCTGATCAAGAACCTGTCGAACGAACTGCAACCGATCAGCGGCCATCTGCAACGGGGTGAGAATCTGGTGGTCGGCTACTTCGCCCAGCATCAGCTCGACGCCCTGGATGACAAGGCCAGCCCATTGCTGCACTTTCAGCGCCTGGCCCCGACCGAGCGTGAGCAGACCCTGCGCGACTTCCTCGGTGGTTTCGACTTCCGCGGCCCGCGTTGCGACGAGCCGGTGCTGAATTTCTCCGGCGGTGAGAAAGCCCGCCTGGCCCTGGCGCTGATTGCCTGGGGCAAGCCCAACCTGCTGCTGCTCGACGAACCGACCAACCACCTCGACCTGGAAATGCGCCTGGCGCTGACCATGGCGCTGCAGGAGTTTTCCGGCGCAGTGGTGGTGGTGTCGCACGATCGCCACTTGCTCAAGAGCACCACCGACGAGTTCCTGCTGGTCGCCGATGGTCAGGTGCAGCCGTTTGATGGTGATCTGGAAGACTACGCCCGCTGGCTGGTGGACTACCGCACGCGGCAGGCGCCGACGAGCAGTGGCGAAAGCAACCCGGACAAATCCGACAAGCGTGTGCAGCGCCAGGCCGCAGCGGCTTTGCGTCAGCAATTGGCGCCGCATAAGCGCGAAGCCGACAAGCTGGAGAAAGAGCTGGGCCAGCTGCATGAGAAGCTTGCCGCCGTCGAAGCCCGCCTGGGTGACAGCGACATCTACGAAGCCGCGCGCAAGGACGAGCTGCGTGACGCCCTGGCCGAACAGGCCAAGCTGAAAAGTCGCGAAGCCGATCTTGAAGAACGCTGGATGCTCGCGCTGGAAACCCTCGAAGCCCTGCAAGCCGAGCTGGAGGCCGCCAGTTGA
- a CDS encoding mechanosensitive ion channel domain-containing protein — translation MTWQEPLLRTGQVILIVLLAWLFQRILTRGITRLGNRYPQLPAELLMPLRGLLRWLVLGSAFMLVLERLGVSAQVLWTALTGFAAVAAVAFFAIWSVLSNMFCALLIFAMGPFRIGDCVEVLESAEKPGVRGRVLAINLFYTTLEDLSGDAPGAWVQIPNSLFFQKAVRRWRNGELPPVRTSEN, via the coding sequence ATGACCTGGCAGGAGCCCTTGCTGCGCACCGGTCAGGTAATCCTGATTGTGCTGCTGGCCTGGTTGTTTCAGCGCATTCTCACCCGTGGCATCACCCGCCTCGGTAACCGCTACCCGCAGTTGCCGGCCGAATTGCTGATGCCGCTGCGCGGCCTGCTGCGCTGGCTGGTTCTCGGTAGCGCATTCATGTTGGTGCTGGAGCGCCTTGGCGTTTCTGCGCAGGTGCTGTGGACCGCACTCACCGGCTTTGCCGCCGTCGCTGCAGTGGCCTTTTTCGCCATCTGGAGCGTGTTGTCCAACATGTTCTGCGCGTTGCTGATCTTCGCCATGGGGCCGTTTCGTATCGGCGATTGCGTTGAAGTGCTGGAAAGCGCCGAAAAGCCTGGAGTGCGCGGCCGAGTGCTGGCGATCAACCTGTTCTATACCACCCTGGAAGATCTCAGCGGTGATGCCCCCGGTGCCTGGGTACAGATTCCCAATAGCCTGTTTTTCCAAAAAGCCGTGCGCCGCTGGCGCAATGGCGAACTCCCACCTGTACGTACTAGCGAGAACTGA
- a CDS encoding TerC family protein — MEWLASPELWVAFLTLTALEIVLGIDNIIFISILVSRLPKHQQPKARFFGLALAMGTRILLLLSISWVMRLTADLFHVFDQGFSGRDLILFFGGLFLLWKSTAEIFHSLEGEEEAQAVGGKTYGFMGIIVQIAIIDIVFSLDSVITAVGLVDNVPVMVAAIVISVFVMMLSAGTISDFIDKHPSLKILALSFLIVVGTVLIAEAFEVHVPKGYVYFAMAFSLAVEAVNIRMRTARARARKEEELEPVQLRKGSPD, encoded by the coding sequence ATGGAATGGCTGGCCAGCCCTGAACTCTGGGTCGCGTTTCTGACCCTGACCGCCCTGGAAATTGTCCTGGGCATCGACAACATCATCTTTATCTCGATCCTGGTCAGCCGTCTGCCCAAGCATCAGCAACCCAAGGCGCGCTTCTTCGGCCTGGCCCTGGCGATGGGCACGCGGATTCTCCTGCTGCTATCAATCAGCTGGGTGATGCGCCTGACGGCCGACCTGTTCCATGTGTTCGATCAGGGCTTCTCCGGCCGTGATCTGATCCTGTTCTTCGGGGGGCTGTTCCTGTTGTGGAAGAGTACTGCGGAGATCTTCCACAGCCTGGAAGGCGAAGAAGAAGCCCAAGCCGTGGGTGGCAAGACCTACGGCTTTATGGGGATCATCGTGCAGATCGCGATCATCGACATCGTGTTCTCCCTGGACTCGGTGATCACCGCTGTCGGTTTGGTCGACAACGTACCCGTCATGGTCGCGGCTATTGTGATTTCGGTGTTCGTGATGATGCTGTCGGCCGGCACCATCAGTGATTTCATCGACAAGCACCCGAGCCTGAAAATCCTCGCCCTGTCATTCCTTATCGTGGTCGGTACCGTGCTGATCGCCGAAGCCTTCGAGGTTCATGTGCCGAAGGGTTATGTGTACTTCGCCATGGCTTTCTCGCTGGCGGTGGAGGCCGTCAACATCCGCATGCGTACGGCCCGTGCCCGCGCGCGCAAGGAGGAAGAGCTGGAGCCGGTACAGCTGCGTAAGGGTTCGCCGGACTGA
- the rhtB gene encoding homoserine/homoserine lactone efflux protein, with protein sequence MALETWLAFFVACWVISLSPGAGAIASMSAGLQYGFVRGYWNALGLQLGLALQIAIVAAGVGAILAASELAFSLIKWFGVVYLVYLGYRQWQALPSDMTAQTERPIGRPLTLVLRGFLVNFSNPKAIVFMLAVLPQFLNPQAPLLMQYLVMGVTMICVDLIVMAGYTGLAARVLGALRSPRQQKLMNRTFGALFVGAAALLASVRRAPV encoded by the coding sequence ATGGCACTGGAAACCTGGCTTGCGTTCTTTGTGGCCTGTTGGGTCATCAGCCTGTCGCCGGGCGCCGGGGCGATTGCCTCGATGTCGGCCGGGCTGCAATACGGCTTTGTGCGCGGCTACTGGAATGCCCTGGGCCTGCAATTGGGTCTGGCCTTGCAGATCGCCATTGTGGCCGCCGGGGTCGGCGCGATTCTGGCGGCGTCGGAATTGGCCTTTAGCCTGATCAAATGGTTTGGCGTGGTGTATCTGGTCTACCTCGGTTATCGCCAGTGGCAGGCGCTGCCCAGTGATATGACCGCGCAGACCGAGCGCCCCATCGGCCGCCCGCTGACCCTGGTGCTGCGCGGCTTTTTGGTCAACTTCAGCAACCCCAAGGCCATCGTCTTTATGCTCGCGGTGCTGCCGCAGTTCCTCAATCCCCAGGCACCACTGCTGATGCAGTACCTGGTGATGGGCGTGACCATGATTTGCGTCGACCTGATCGTCATGGCCGGCTATACCGGTCTGGCCGCGCGGGTGTTGGGTGCGCTGCGTTCGCCACGCCAGCAGAAGCTGATGAACCGCACCTTCGGCGCGTTGTTTGTCGGCGCGGCGGCCTTGCTGGCCAGCGTGCGCCGCGCGCCGGTCTAA